The sequence below is a genomic window from Pseudorca crassidens isolate mPseCra1 chromosome 20, mPseCra1.hap1, whole genome shotgun sequence.
AAGGAAAATGCAGAGAAGCATAGcagtatgtgcacacacacacacacacacacacacacacacacacttatgaaTACCACCACCTCAGAAGGATCAGCCATACACCCATCTGGGCCCCAGCTTTGAATCTCCTACCACTCTGGGTCTAGGGCTGGTGCCCAGACCATGATAGTCAGGTCTTCTCCAGGTGAGACCCTGAAGGAGGGATGAAGTACAGGTACATTGCCATGGTACCCAACCCACTTCAGCCTTTCAGGTGAAGAGACCCATTTGGATTCATtaactataggtgtgtgggttttgttttttgtgctttgttttgggttggggtttttttgttggtttttttgtggggttttttgggttgttgtttgtttgttttttggctgcactacgcagcttgcaggatcttagttccccgactagggatcgaatcCACTCCCTGTGAAGTGGAagcacggaatcctaaccactggactgccagggaagtccctccccataatttctctttttaatatggTATAAGATATGTGTTTAATAAACCCAAAATCTTTAGTGTTTCTCTAAAGATGACAAAGTATGTAAATTTAGACATGTTTAGCAAtgaatgtttcagtatttttatctTAACTGAAAATGATCTGGATATTCAGTGAATTcccatcatttaatttaatttaggaaGACTCTAAAGTTTCAAGTTATCAAACATCTGGAGAAATTAATTTTAGGTAGACATACCGTAAAacaatcatttttaaagaattcatgtaaaaattttaatcccattgatctctatttcatTACCTATGAAAATATCATCATACCAAGTtaattttcttgctgacaaattttgtaaCGAAGATAACATGAACTTACTTTTAGTAAACCTAGGAATAATTAAAGTATTAATACTTAATGCTGATGACCCTAAAGACGTGTCTATATTAATCAAAGCAACAACTTAGgcttgttttcatttattaaagagTAATTGTATATCACATGATCCTTTAAACATTTGGATtacttttttgttacatttaaaaatattaatttgtaaGTGCTTACTTTTAAGTCAATAGAGCTGTTTTACAAATTCATATTGATAATATCATCTGTAGGTAGAAACAGATCACATTTAtaacatacataaacatacatacatcCAGATAGACACAGAGATCTCATAGTTTTCCTGCTTGAGTTTTAAAAGtccattttttttaaggtattagTTTCTACTAATTAAGCCAAGGCTGTAGTCTCAGGCAGCATGGGCTGTGTTTGCATTTCAAGGACATGATAAGAGTTATAACTTCAAGCCTTTTCCTAGGAGTACTTTTGTCTCTGAGggtcagaattttgaaaagatgttttatcAAGCCAGCTGTGTTTAACAGTGCATGCAAAATTAGGTTTGGAATGTCAAAAAAAATTTCATCTTGGCCAATTTAGGGTTAGGTAAATATCTGTAAGTATTGGCTCCGTACCAATTGTAGAAGCCAGCGGGAGCTCCAGTGGGTGGCTGCCTGTCCAGAAGCTGGGAGGCTTTAGAAGCACAATCTCCTgctttcttttagtttcattttactATAAAGTGcaaatctaaatttaaatttccaattttaagccacatttaaaaagtcaGCCAACCCAGTTCACTGCAAAATTCCTTCCAGGCCTTCCTGCCTGGACCTTCCCCCAGGTCCTCTGCCTAGGACACCTACTGGCACCCTCTTAAGACTCCAAGTCTTAAGATAACAGCTCAAATAAAAGTCGTGGACCATCACTTAATATAAGGAGACCCAGGTATCAGGAAAAACTCACCAAATCACCTGAAGGGTGCTGTGAAGCCAGAGGGGCTCAAGGGGCCCATGCTTGTTACAAGCGTGGTCTAAAGTAGACCCCAGGTGACCTCAGGTGGGTTCTTCTGATATCCTGCTAACTACACCAAAGCAAtgttaatgaaaataataatctgtAGAAGAATAGGAAAGAGTTTTGTTTATTATAgaaaagagtttttatttttataagccaAACTGAGGGCCAACCTGAAAGCCATCTTCCCAGATTACTCTTGAGAAGCTGCTCCAGTTTTCAGCAGTTTTATAtattgtcagaacaaagaacattaaacaagtcaGGGCTATATTTCTTCAACgtttcaaaaaaaaaccaaacagatcaGCACATACACAGCGAGTCAGTATGGCCTTGGCACCCGGGAAGGGAGTCTTTATCattaaaggaggaaaaggaagagaggcacttaatctttatttttaacatggaccttctttacttctggtcagtgTGCCCttaaataattaaagcagatgtacaacgTATATACGACAGGCCACAAACAGGCTATTTTAAGTAGCATAACATTCAAGTTAACTCAGGTATAAGCCTGAATGACTTCCCTGTATCTCAACGTGTGAACATTTCTTTTATCAACAGCCACCACAGGGCCCTGCATACTAGTGGACAGCCACCCTGGGATTTCCCCTGCAACATTCAGGATCACCCCTGAAACCTTTGGGCCCCACATGTGAGCGGACAGCCCCCACAACTTTCCATTTCCCATCCTGTATTTCCCGACATCTTGATGCTCACAGGAGTTTCCTCGGTCTGCTGGCTGGCTCTGCCagttgttgggctgcaccccacaggcctcaAGGCCTGAACTTGCCCGGCCTCAAGACcgaagaaagagcctggagtcagtaacagagacatcaatggtttaatgggtTGAGGCGCTTACACATCTGAAGCAACACCTCACCGTGTGTGGCAGATGGCGGGCAGGATATGGTGTCTTCACTCCGTGGCGAGGAAGGGGAGATTGCCAGTTATGGGGGAATTAACATCAGGTGGGCtcattggttaccagggaaaccagcagaggagcaCGACCCTCACGGCCCGTTTGATAAGAACAATCATCAGCTGGGGCTTGGGGCAAGTGTAGGAAAGTCAGTCATGTGCGTGAGTGTAGGTGATGCAGGCACTGGTCCAGCAGGGATGTAGAGAGAGCAAGAAAACAGCCACCTTGAGTGGCCTGGCCATACAGTATGCCTTCTAGGATTCTGTCCTGATTCATGGATGACAATGCCACTAAGTGGGGTGAAAACTGGGGAAGATGCAGGTGTGGAGGATAAATGAAGAGCTCTGTGTAGATGTGTGAAGTCTGGAGTGCTTGCTACATGTCCATTCAGTGTGATTCAACGATGGTCTATCCATTCACTAACCAATTGTTTATTGAGCTTCTATTATGTACAGGGAGAATCTGGTCTGGGTCAACTGTGTGCTGGAGCATGCTAGTACCAGCTCACAAGAGCTAATTGTTAAACATTCAAGACTGTTGCAAATCGGTCATTAAGCTATCAGTAGCTTGGCATTGGCTGTGGTGAGAttgtttacaccatggaaattgacaaatgctattttttttttccagagagttGATTTATCAGCACCACAGTAAATAAGCCAAAGTAAtgtctgtgttcatgcagcctTCATTCTAGTGTCAGGgacaaattttaaacaaatgattatagaataattaaaattgcaatgcatattttgaagaaatgaGAGTGATGAGAGTATAGAAGGAAAAATGGGCTAAGTTGGCCAGCAGGGGGTGATAAGGAAGTAATGCTTGAACTGACCTGAAGGCTGAACAGCATGTTTTAACATGGATCAGGATGTGTTCTGTTGATGAGGTGTCATGGTTTGATTGGCagtatctttttcttccttagtgGAACTTAAAATAATGGAGTATCTTTCAATGAATGGTGGTTTAGATTCACTAGCAGGTATTAATCTGATTCAGGAAGGGGTGTCTGAACTGGATTTGTGGGGCCCAAAGATTCCAGGCAGGTGTTGCAGAAATGACCATGGAGATAGGAAACCACCAAGGCTCAGGGATCCCAGCCCCCGGACCCCAGCTcacaccagggaagctctgatttttgtgttttgctgTTCTGCTTCATATTCGTTCAGAAAAATACACATTGAACACCTAGTGTGTGCCAGACACTACGACACACAGGCGATACAGTACTGAGGAGACCAGAGCGCTGCCCTCGGGGATTATATCTGAAGGAAGGGGATGGGGATTCGGGGCAGAGCAAGCAAACTGAATAATTAGGTAATTTCAGAAGGATGATAAATGCAATGGAGGTAACAAAACAGGATGCAGGCATGATGAGTCACCTGGAGGAGATATGCTTTGGATGGCAGAGCCACAGAAGGTCGTACGGATGAGGTGACCTTGGAGCTGATAGGGAGTTGGCCACTCAGGGGTCTGGGGGTTACACCAAGCGCCTTGATGTTTTCTGCCTCAGACAGTATATCTCAGGTAATCGTGGGAGTGACACCCGTCACCTTTGCTGTATTCTATTTGCTAAAGTTAAATCACAGTTTCCTCCCACACAAGGGGAAGGGATTATACCAGGATGGGACTCATTGGCATGTGCCTGCCAACCCCAGGAATCACCAAAGACTTGCCTGATCTGGCTGGCTGGTCACATGCCAATTTATGTCTCTCCCAGGGATTATGCATTTGATCAAGAGGTTGATGTTCTCAAGTAAAGGAGAGCTCTTCAACCCTCAAGGATATGTTGGTAGCACTGCAACCCTCTCCTAAAAACTCCCAAAGAAATGTCTCAACAaggtaagattttttaaagtcctaGAGAAATACAATCCAATCTCTATCATTAAAAAGCAGAACACCCCCCCCCGCAAAGTAGAACCCCAAATGGTTCTGGACCCAAAATATTGGATCCTTTCTCAACCCTCTGAActttgggtagattgcctatcctATCTGAACTTCATCTTCCACATGTAAAATGAAGAGGATTTTATAAAGAGTGATAGAGATAATGTATAAAAGTGACTAGTACAGGTGGCctgggaaaaaagggaagaattgGAAGCACGACAATAGATGGAATAAAAAATAGtggcttggggacttccctggtggtgcagtggttaagaatccgcctgccaatgcaggggacactggtttgagccctggtccgggaagatcccacatgctgcggagcaactaagcccatgtgccacaatgactgagcctgcactctagagcctgcgagccacaactactgagcctgcgtgccacagctactgaagcctgtgcacctagagcccatgctccgcaacgagaggccaccgcaatgagaagcccacgcgccgcaacgaagagcagcccccactcgccgcaacgaaggcccaatgcagccaaaaataaaataaattatttttaaaaatggtggcTCATCAAGAGATCAGATGTGGAGGaatgattaaaaaatagtaaatactgttctctccatttttttctggagCTTTATCTGAGCACATGGCACCCCAGCTGGAGacatttcccagcatcccttgcAGGTCAgagtggccatgtgactaagcaCTGGCCAATGGGATGTCAGAAGAAGTGATGGGTACAACTTCCAGGTCACATCTGAAAAGCACTCTCCTTGCCCTCTACttcctctgtcttccttcctgCAATTGGACTGAATGAGTTGCTAGTAAGCCTTCTCCTACCACGTGGATAAGGAGACTGTATGGGATGGTACAGCAATGAGATGGGAGGAACCTGGTCTCAGGATGACTTTGTGGTGTAGAGACACCCATGtttacaggaaagagaaaaaaaaaaaaccttctgtaTTATTTAAGCCACTGTTGTTTGGTCTGTTAAAGCAGCTGAACCCAAAACCCAACCAATACAGTGCTATCAGGTAaacattagagaaagaaaaatgtatcccTGATGTTCTCTTAGGAAGGAGCCACATGAAGACCATGTCTCTGCAAGTACGATATGGACTGTTTTTCTTCCAGAATAGTTGCTTCTTCTGATGAACTCACTGACTTGCATTTCAGACAAATATTAGATGGAAAGTGTGTACCACTAAGCATTAGAATCATTTTGAGCAGGTCAAGGTGTGATCACTTGTGGGAGGTCCATGGAAATGGATGAGCTGAGCATAAAGTCCCCTGGTGGACTCACACTCCAGGATACAGGGTCATTGGTGGGCTTTGGGATGAAGTGACCCCTTACCACAGTTGTCGTTCAGTacccacaggggattggttccaggacccaccagGATACCAGaagggatgctcaagtcccatagtcTGCCCTCCATACCCACAGGTTCTGCATTCACGAGTTCGACTAACCAGGGATTGTAAACAGAGTACACgatccacggttggttgaatccgcagatgtGGAGCCCGTGAATACCAAAAGtcaactgttttttaaatttttctctccctctttctaccTTCCCCTGTGTATGTACAGTACCATTTGCCTAAATTAAATGCACCTTGGGCACGTCTCCATTTTATCCAGCTGCCTACTGGGGCTTCCTGCATGAATCAGCATCAACGTTGTTGTCAACTTTTTGGGCCACCCAGTGTGTTCCTGGTGGTCTCTGGAGACATTAACACCTCCACTAAGACCACAGGGAAAATCCTGTGAGGCTGGATTTCTGGGTCACTCCATGTCTTAAGGTGGCACCTGAAGATACAGCTTCCGCAGGGATCCCTTCATGTCCTTGTTCTTCAGGCTGTAGATAAGCGGATTTAGGGTGGGCATGAGGATGCAGTAGAAGACGGCAGCTAGGCGCCCTTGCTGAGGGGAATATCGCGCGGTGGGCTGCATGTAGGCAGAGCTGCCAGTGCCGTAAAACAGGAGGACGGTGGCCAGGTGGGAGGAACACCTGGAGAAGGCCTTCCAGGGGCTGGCTGCTGAGCGGATCTGAACCACCGTGGCCAAGATGCGCACACAGGACAGGACAGTGAGGCTAAAGCAGCTGATGATGACGCAACCGCTGGCTGCAAATCCCGCAGTGTCGTGGACACCTGTGTTGGCACAGGCTAGGCGCATGAGTGGCGGGATGTCACAGAAGTGGTCAATCACGTTGGGGCCGCAGAAGAGCAGGGAGAAGGTGTTGGTTaggggagggcagagaagagGAGCCCACTGCCCCAGGCCGCCGCCACGGAGACACAGGTCCAGGGCCTCATGGCTGCCCCGTACACCAGGGGCCTGTAGGTGGCCAGACAATGGTCAAGCCATGGAGGtgatgagaaaacactctgcggACTCCAGGCAGACAAAGGCAGAGTTGGGACATGTACGCATGGAGGGAAATCTGCCCCGAGCCCAGCAGGGTGGCCACCAGGGCCCGGGGCAGGGTGGTGGACACGGAGCAGATATCCACCAAGGAGAGGTGTTTGAGGAAGGAGTACATGGGCGTGTGCAGGCGGGCGTCCAGCGTCACGGCGGCGACGATGGAGATGTTCCCCAGAAACGCGGCCGGGTAAACCAGAAGGAAGGCAGCAGCGCTGAGCAGCTGTATCTCAGGGACCGCTGAGAAACCCGGAGGAAGAAAACGGGCACTGCCTTGAGATTGGTCATGCTGTGTCTTCGGAAAAGCTCGCGAACGGCAGGGGATGCTCAAAAAGCAGTgcatggggcttctctggtggcgcagtggttaagaatcagcctgccaatgcaggggactggtttgagccctggtctgggaagatcccacatgctatggagcaatgaagcccgtgcgccacaactactgagcctgtgagccacaactactgaagcccacgcgcctacagccggtgctccacaacaagagaagccaccgcaaagagaaaccaccgcaaagagaagcccatgcaccacaacgaagatccaacacagccaaaaataaatttatttttttaaaaaaagtaaaggaataaTCATGACTCTCTTTATAAAGCATTTTCTCGTCTGTTGCTATGTTTAATATCCATAAGGACTAAGGACCTCCTGGGGATAGAtttcacctccattttacagataagataaTGGAGGCTCACAAAGGTTGAGTATCTTGTCAGTGATCAGAGATGTAGTAAATAGTGTTAAATTTTCCGTTTCCGGTTTTGCAATTTCCCAATTGCTCCTTACTGGCGCTCAGAGCAAGAGTCAACCTACAGCAAAGTAGCATTGGCTCTAGGGGCCCTAACTGTATATGCTCTCCCCCTTTGATCAATTTATTTCTGCATGGATCATGGTctctaaaagctgtttctttcttaCATAGATGGAGAGGTCTCTGGACTTGGGCAGTATGTCCAGAGTGCAAAAGTTTATCCTACTGGGTTTATCTGCCAGGCAAGGCATAAGGATTGTGCTTCCTGACTCTCTACCTGCTCACCCTCCTGGAGAAAACGCGCATCATTTTCCTTGTCTGCAGTCATGGTGAGCTCTGAAAGCCCATGTACTTCTTCCTGGGCAACCTGAGCTGCCTGGAGATGTGCTACATGTCAGTGACCATGCCCAGCTTGCTCATGGGGCTGAGGTCCGGTGCATGCCATGTGCCCTTCACAGCCTGCATAGTTCAGCTTTTTTTATTCATATCTCTCATTGGCACCAAGTGCACCCTCCTGGCCTCCATGGCCTATGACCACTATTGGCCATCTGCCACCCACTACCCTACCTGCTGCTCATGAGGCCCCAGATATGCCTGGGTTTAGCTTTGTCCTCATGGCTTTGTGGGTTGTTGGTCTCGGTGGTCAAGATATCATGCATCACCAGCCTGTCCTCCTGTGGCCCCAATGTCCTCAACCAATTTTTCTGTGATGTCTCCCCTCTGCTCAACCTGTCCTGCACCCACGTGACCCTGACGGAGCTGGTCGACTTCATCTCTGCCTTCGTCATTTGCAGGATTCTGCTAGTTGCTCTGGCCTCGTATGCGGCCATCAGGAGGGCTGTGCTCCAAATGCCTTCGGCTGCTGCCGGCAGCAACCCCTCCACCTGCGCCCCCAACCTGACTGTGGTGGACATCTTCTGCTCAGTGGTTCTCTTCACGTATTCCCGCCCCAGCCGTGTCGAACCCACTGACCTCAACAAGTTGCTGTCTGTCATCTACACGGTGGCCACGCCCATGTGCTGCCTGATCTAGTCTACTGCCTGCGGAACAAGGAGGTCCACGCAGCGCTGCGGACATTTCCTGCTCCTGACTTTAACACTTTCGTGGCCAAAACACGTGCACAACTTTCAAAGGCAAATAGAAATCcggaggaaaatatttgcaacataacGTATAAAGACTTctttaaataaaggagaaaaatatgaaGACCCCCACCGAgagaaaaaccaaaaggaaaatggTCATGAACATCAAGCCTATTGAAGGAAACATGTAAGTGGCTGATAACCTACAAAAAAGATGTGCACGCCCTCTAGTAAtccaagaaatggaaatttacTCCTTGCccactgtaaaaaaaaagtataatacaaAATTTAAGCACAAGAATTTTTATTACAACACTGTGAAATTTggaataaacattattttattggaAATTTTTACAAATAACTCCAATGTCCACCAAtgtgaaattatttaaatatgttacATTATATACATAGTGTGAAATAACAGGCATTCATTAAAGAGATTAAACCAGACTTGCAGATACTGCCATGGGGAGACAGTAAGTTGTttagttaaaaatgaaagaagcagTATAAGAGTATGTCAAAGATttgtaaaacaataataatagacTAATTGCAGTAGTTATTTATGTTAATAACTAATAAcctagaaaagaatctgaaaatatatatatcaaagagTTATTAGCTATGTTTTTAGGCATGAGACCACAGGgtactcatattttctattttatacatttgaaTTTTTTGCAATAAACTTGTATTACCTTTATAATTgaataaatatgcattttataagagaaaacagaaattcaaaGAAAGACCTTCTATAGAATGACTTACTACCATActagcatatttttcatttttattttaagtaataaaaattcgtgttgggggac
It includes:
- the LOC137215448 gene encoding LOW QUALITY PROTEIN: olfactory receptor 6Z7-like (The sequence of the model RefSeq protein was modified relative to this genomic sequence to represent the inferred CDS: inserted 3 bases in 2 codons; deleted 2 bases in 1 codon; substituted 1 base at 1 genomic stop codon), coding for MERSLDLGSMSRVQKFILLGLSARQGIRIVXFLTLYLLTLLEKTRIIFLVCSHGELXKPMYFFLGNLSCLEMCYMSVTMPSLLMGLRSGACHVPFTACIVQLFLFISLIGTKCTLLASMAYDHYXAICHPLPYLLLMRPQICLGLALSSWLCGLLVSVVKISCITSLSSCGPNVLNQFFCDVSPLLNLSCTHVTLTELVDFISAFVICRILLVALASYAAIRRAVLQMPSAAAGSNPSTCAPNLTVVDIFCSVVLFTYSRPSRVEPTDLNKLLSVIYTVATPMCPDLVYCLRNKEVHAALRTFPAPDFNTFVAKTRAQLSKANRNPEENICNITYKDFFK